The Lycium barbarum isolate Lr01 chromosome 9, ASM1917538v2, whole genome shotgun sequence genome has a segment encoding these proteins:
- the LOC132612081 gene encoding uncharacterized protein LOC132612081: MGNNTEITPTATAVATEAVNSSHPYFISPLDTPGMQLVNSPFDGESFAGWKRGILIAFAAKNKLILLMGISESVIYFTTAKDMWSDLEARFGQSSGAKLFQLQKELSDLTQGSSDIATYYTRIKRLWDELDSLDSSITCSCVCTCEAKGKMVKAKQDEKLVKFLMGLNDIYCGARGNILMISPLPSVANAYALLMQEEKQREMHVTPKFSGESSSFIVVGQGSQRLYFNEGKVTKGNFVNKKSTLVCRYCKKTRHTIEKCYKIKGFPSNFKFTKGRNNPSPVNGNAAMKNEGNTEQFFYKK, encoded by the exons ATGGGAAATAACACTGAAATTACTCCAACTGCAACTGCAGTAGCCACTGAAGCAGTCAACTCTTCACACCCATACTTCATTTCTCCTTTAGATACTCCAGGAATGCAGCTGGTAAATTCACCTTTTGATGGCGAGAGCTTTGCTGGATGGAAACGTGGCATATTGATAGCTTTTGCAGCTAAAAACAAGCTGATTTTATTGATG GGAATTTCTGAGAGTGTGATATACTTCACCACTGCTAAAGATATGTGGAGTGACTTGGAGGCCAGATTTGGCCAGAGCAGTGGAGCAAAGTTGTTCCAACTCCAAAAGGAGCTAAGTGATTTGACACAGGGTTCAAGTGACATAGCTACTTACTACACAAGGATAAAAAGGCTCTGGGATGAACTTGATAGCCTAGATTCATCCATCACTTGCAGCTGTGTGTGTACCTGTGAAGCAAAAGGGAAAATGGTAAAGGCCAAGCAAGatgagaagctagttaagttccTCATGGGACTTAATGACATTTATTGTGGTGCTAGAGGTAATATTTTGATGATCTCTCCTCTTCCCTCTGTTGCTAATGCCTATGCACTTCTAATGCAAGAGGAAAAACAAAGGGAGATGCATGTTACACCAAAGTTTTCAGGTGAATCATCATCATTCATTGTTGTTGGACAAGGTTCTCAGAGACTTTATTTCAATGAGGGGAAGGTTACTAAAGGAAATTTTGTCAACAAAAAGTCAACACTTGTATGCAGATACTGCAAAAAGACTAGACACACCATTGAAAAATGCTACAAGATCAAGGGTTTCCCATCTAACTTCAAATTTACCAAAGGAAGAAATAATCCTAGTCCTGTCAATGGAAATGCAGCAATGAAGAATGAGGGAAATACTGAGCAGTTCTTCTATAAAAAATGA